In the genome of Vicia villosa cultivar HV-30 ecotype Madison, WI linkage group LG7, Vvil1.0, whole genome shotgun sequence, one region contains:
- the LOC131617849 gene encoding uncharacterized protein LOC131617849, with the protein MGNAAITLCFNHSTNSSSCSSSSSVKLIFWEGTSRTLKGKHIAGEIMFEFPEMMVCHGDSFFIGHPIPVLSIDDELMLGQTYFVLPIDRFFAINTLSVASISAFGSCPNKSPIKFGKCPFQYLKGSDGRVVIKVMPEFITGLICGDNDKEMNENGNGFLCSTPELKKHYEQLVKSKDQVWSPKLETITEYKVRFSPCRFIEWKEKEKPLELY; encoded by the coding sequence ATGGGAAATGCAGCAATCACTCTATGTTTTAACCACTCCACAAACTCGTCGTCGTGTTCGTCTTCGTCGTCGGTAAAACTTATTTTCTGGGAAGGAACATCAAGAACGTTGAAAGGAAAACATATAGCCGGTGAAATAATGTTCGAATTCCCCGAAATGATGGTTTGTCATGGAGATTCATTCTTCATAGGCCATCCAATTCCAGTTCTATCAATAGACGATGAACTCATGCTAGGTCAAACCTACTTTGTTCTACCAATAGATCGGTTTTTTGCTATTAACACCCTCTCCGTTGCTTCGATCTCAGCCTTTGGATCTTGCCCTAATAAATCTCCTATCAAATTTGGAAAGTGTCCTTTTCAGTACTTGAAAggatctgatggaagggttgtgATTAAGGTTATGCCTGAGTTTATCACTGGTCTTATATGTGGTGATAATGATAAAGAGATGAATGAGAATGGCAACGGTTTTCTTTGTAGTACTCCGGAGTTGAAGAAACATTATGAACAACTTGTGAAGTCTAAGGATCAGGTTTGGTCTCCTAAGCTTGAAACTATTACAGAATATAAGGTTAGGTTTTCACCATGTAggtttatagaatggaaagagaaagaaaagccATTGGAATTGTATTAG